The following are from one region of the Treponema denticola genome:
- the mreC gene encoding rod shape-determining protein MreC gives MKKKLSLKLNLEVFLLILFLLISSVFMAFSGGSFILDFKSMAFSVSAGTEKAVYNVSSFVGESVSSVRELWDLKAKYNELTKQLEKYELLERSNADIKRENNELRTLLKFTDSIQIANIPAEIIGYDPNALYSGMIINRGVKHGVRKDMPVIAFQNGNMALVGKILQVGRGSSMIIPIYDYQCHVAAKVDLVNHRGVVSGQGSEDSPLIMKYIKKRAGDDIKIGDKIITSGFDDSSIFPKNIPIGFVSKIKTHDYETSLELSVNPIIDFSCLEYVFVLDTSKIEKEF, from the coding sequence ATGAAGAAAAAACTTTCGCTTAAACTAAATCTTGAAGTTTTTCTTTTAATTTTATTTCTTCTCATATCATCTGTTTTTATGGCCTTTTCCGGAGGTTCTTTTATTTTGGATTTTAAGAGTATGGCCTTTTCGGTAAGCGCCGGAACGGAGAAGGCTGTTTACAATGTTTCTTCCTTTGTGGGAGAAAGCGTTTCTTCCGTAAGGGAGTTATGGGATTTAAAAGCAAAGTATAATGAACTTACAAAACAGCTTGAAAAGTACGAACTTTTGGAGCGTTCCAACGCCGATATAAAAAGAGAGAATAATGAACTTCGTACCCTTCTTAAATTTACCGATAGCATTCAGATTGCAAATATCCCTGCAGAAATAATAGGCTATGATCCTAATGCTCTTTATTCCGGAATGATTATTAACAGGGGCGTAAAGCACGGTGTCAGAAAAGACATGCCCGTTATTGCTTTTCAAAACGGAAATATGGCCCTTGTAGGAAAAATCTTGCAGGTAGGAAGGGGTTCATCTATGATTATTCCTATCTATGATTATCAGTGCCATGTTGCTGCGAAGGTAGACCTTGTAAACCACCGCGGTGTTGTAAGCGGACAAGGCTCTGAGGATTCTCCCTTAATTATGAAGTACATAAAGAAGAGGGCCGGAGATGACATTAAGATTGGGGATAAAATAATTACCTCCGGCTTCGATGATTCCTCGATTTTTCCAAAAAATATTCCCATAGGTTTTGTTTCTAAAATTAAGACACATGATTATGAAACTTCGCTTGAGCTATCTGTAAATCCTATAATAGATTTTTCTTGTTTGGAATATGTTTTTGTACTTGATACTTCAAAAATAGAAAAGGAGTTTTAA
- the mreD gene encoding rod shape-determining protein MreD: protein MKKVILWTSLSVFFITLLQTAIFSHISFFTVLPDLVLLTVIYIAISNGAITGLICGFIAGLLADFLSAAPIGLHSFIFTLTGYLVGKFYGIYNLNKVIFPCILGGLGFVFKVLLLFVLKILFGQNIHTYNIFSINFAIEAAVNIFFTPFVFLFFNLFPQAFISRSIVQYEKY from the coding sequence TTGAAAAAAGTTATTTTGTGGACTTCCTTAAGCGTTTTCTTTATAACCCTGCTTCAAACGGCTATTTTTTCTCACATATCTTTTTTTACGGTGCTGCCCGATTTGGTTTTGCTTACCGTTATTTATATTGCAATTTCAAATGGAGCTATTACAGGTTTGATTTGCGGTTTTATTGCGGGTCTTTTAGCCGATTTTTTGTCGGCAGCTCCCATAGGCTTACATTCCTTTATTTTTACTTTAACAGGTTACCTTGTAGGAAAATTTTACGGTATTTATAATTTAAACAAGGTAATTTTTCCTTGTATTTTAGGCGGTTTAGGTTTTGTATTTAAGGTATTACTTTTGTTTGTTTTAAAAATACTTTTTGGGCAAAATATTCATACCTATAATATTTTTTCGATAAACTTTGCCATAGAGGCTGCGGTAAATATTTTTTTTACCCCCTTTGTATTTTTATTTTTTAATCTTTTTCCTCAAGCCTTTATATCGAGGAGTATAGTACAATATGAAAAATACTGA
- the mrdA gene encoding penicillin-binding protein 2 produces MKNTEDSLNSRLRLFSIFVFFILIAYTYKLFSMQIIHGDQFKQKSQNISKRTTVIPAQRGEIFDREANTPMVLNIDSFAVDIVPGEIPRQEFDTVINRLSSILKIPVSQIEKKLPVSVRRDFRSIQIKSNVDYSTVVQVAESIDSLPGVSWHSKPVRNYVDTRSFSHIIGYVGDITTDELTRFYNKGYTSNSIIGKAGIEKQYDEILRGTDGVEYRTVDAKGRYIENTTVVTPPKMGNNLVLTIDKRIQKLAEDALGPRIGAAIVLKPTTGEVLAMVSYPFFDQNIFGKEISSSLAKELFENPNNPLLNRAIGANYPPASTFKVIMNTAILNEKAFPPETTVTCLGEIEYGNRVFRCHIRKPGHGKLALNEALAKSCDVYYWTVCRDYLGIEKIVDYAKRFGLGQSTEIDLPNEINGVLPSPKWKERRYHEKWLNGDTMNMSIGQGFTLASPLQVANMACMVINNGIIYKPHLLKEIRDPSSGEVIKTVQPEILHQENIGQEIFQQVRQAMNLVTIQGEARYPMKNPMFRFAGKTGTAEVGLQDRWHSWMVAYGPYDAPPKDMVVVCIIVEAVNEWEWWAPYAANIILHGTLANQTYDETIDYLGFRHLPAVVRRSE; encoded by the coding sequence ATGAAAAATACTGAAGATAGTTTAAATTCACGGCTTAGGTTATTTTCAATCTTCGTTTTTTTTATTTTGATAGCTTATACTTATAAACTGTTTTCAATGCAGATCATTCACGGAGATCAGTTTAAGCAAAAGTCCCAAAATATTTCAAAGCGGACAACCGTTATACCGGCTCAAAGAGGCGAGATATTTGATAGAGAAGCAAATACGCCGATGGTTTTAAACATCGACTCCTTCGCTGTCGATATTGTACCCGGAGAGATTCCTCGTCAGGAATTCGATACCGTAATAAACAGGTTAAGTTCAATCTTAAAAATTCCTGTTTCACAGATAGAAAAAAAATTGCCGGTAAGTGTTAGAAGAGATTTTAGATCGATACAAATCAAATCCAATGTCGATTATTCCACGGTTGTGCAAGTGGCAGAAAGCATCGATTCTCTTCCGGGGGTTTCATGGCACTCAAAACCTGTCAGAAACTATGTTGATACCCGCTCCTTTTCTCACATAATAGGGTATGTAGGCGATATAACTACGGACGAATTAACCCGCTTTTATAATAAGGGGTATACGTCAAACAGCATAATAGGCAAGGCCGGAATCGAAAAACAATATGACGAAATTTTACGCGGTACCGATGGGGTGGAATACCGGACTGTAGATGCCAAGGGCAGATACATAGAAAACACCACAGTTGTAACACCGCCTAAGATGGGAAATAACCTTGTTCTTACTATCGACAAGAGAATTCAAAAACTGGCAGAAGATGCTTTGGGACCCAGAATAGGAGCAGCCATCGTATTAAAACCTACAACAGGCGAGGTACTGGCAATGGTTTCCTATCCTTTTTTTGATCAAAATATTTTCGGCAAGGAAATTTCAAGCTCTCTTGCAAAAGAATTGTTTGAAAATCCCAATAATCCTCTTTTGAACAGGGCGATAGGGGCTAATTATCCGCCTGCTTCTACTTTTAAAGTTATAATGAATACTGCCATTTTAAACGAAAAAGCCTTTCCGCCTGAAACAACGGTAACTTGTTTGGGAGAAATTGAATACGGAAACCGTGTATTCCGATGTCATATAAGAAAACCGGGGCACGGAAAGCTCGCCTTAAACGAGGCTCTGGCAAAATCATGTGACGTTTATTATTGGACGGTTTGCCGCGATTATTTGGGTATCGAAAAAATTGTAGACTATGCAAAACGTTTCGGCTTAGGTCAATCTACTGAGATAGATTTACCTAATGAAATTAATGGAGTGCTTCCATCGCCTAAATGGAAGGAGCGCCGCTACCATGAGAAATGGCTTAACGGAGATACAATGAATATGTCTATAGGTCAAGGATTTACTCTTGCTTCTCCGCTTCAGGTAGCAAACATGGCCTGTATGGTTATAAATAATGGAATAATTTATAAGCCTCACCTTTTAAAAGAAATAAGGGATCCTTCAAGCGGAGAGGTTATAAAAACCGTTCAGCCTGAAATTCTTCACCAAGAGAATATTGGTCAAGAGATTTTTCAACAAGTCAGGCAGGCTATGAATCTTGTTACGATACAGGGAGAGGCCCGCTATCCTATGAAAAATCCCATGTTCCGTTTTGCAGGTAAAACGGGAACAGCTGAAGTCGGTTTACAGGATAGGTGGCATTCATGGATGGTAGCTTACGGTCCCTATGATGCTCCTCCTAAGGATATGGTTGTTGTCTGCATCATTGTCGAGGCTGTAAACGAGTGGGAATGGTGGGCTCCTTATGCTGCAAATATCATATTACACGGGACACTTGCAAATCAGACCTATGATGAAACCATAGACTATCTCGGCTTTAGGCATCTTCCTGCAGTTGTAAGGAGAAGCGAATGA
- the rodA gene encoding rod shape-determining protein RodA: MNIRKITNFDYLLFLAVVLLSFIGVLFIYSSGINSAGELVSKEYVKQILWVCTGIVLLLISCIYDYRRIKDRTFLIYLVGMILLLYTGIFGTVRHNARSWIGLKNLGIQPSEFIKLIFILFLAYYLDKSQNEEPRKRFIKAIAIMIVPVALILKQPDLGTASVYIPIFLIMCFIAGIPLRFILYVFFLGVLTIVFTLMPLWEEIILKTSHVMTNILKNSQVSIIILFAMGISTVIAMIGNVLLKRRYYYWIAYVLSLITVAFAGSIVGVRALKEYQMMRLIIFLDPEVDPLKHGWNIIQSITAIGSGGFMGRGYLMGTQSHYRYLPEQSTDFIFSILSEEWGFLGGIFIFFLYSIVFFRFFLSIKRCDDLFGKLIVSGILAMSFFHFFVNVGMVMGIMPITGIPLLFLSYGGSSLWTAMISVGVVIGINLRQL; encoded by the coding sequence ATGAACATACGCAAAATTACAAACTTTGATTATCTATTATTTTTGGCTGTTGTTCTTTTGTCTTTTATAGGAGTACTTTTTATTTATTCTTCAGGAATAAATTCTGCCGGAGAACTTGTTTCTAAAGAGTATGTTAAGCAGATTTTATGGGTTTGTACAGGTATCGTTTTACTCTTGATTTCCTGCATTTACGATTACAGGCGGATAAAAGACAGAACCTTTTTAATTTATTTGGTGGGAATGATTTTGTTGCTCTACACCGGTATTTTTGGAACTGTCAGGCATAATGCAAGGAGCTGGATAGGTTTAAAGAATCTGGGTATTCAGCCTTCGGAATTTATAAAGCTCATTTTTATTCTTTTTTTAGCCTATTATTTGGATAAATCACAAAATGAAGAACCTCGCAAACGCTTTATAAAGGCGATTGCGATAATGATTGTTCCTGTTGCCCTTATTTTAAAACAGCCTGACCTTGGAACGGCAAGCGTATATATTCCGATTTTTTTGATAATGTGTTTTATTGCCGGTATTCCGCTGCGCTTTATCCTCTATGTCTTTTTTCTTGGTGTATTAACAATAGTGTTTACCCTTATGCCTCTTTGGGAGGAAATAATTTTAAAGACAAGTCATGTTATGACAAATATTTTAAAAAATTCTCAAGTTTCCATTATTATTCTATTTGCAATGGGTATTTCAACCGTCATTGCAATGATAGGTAATGTTTTACTAAAAAGAAGATATTATTATTGGATAGCCTATGTTCTTTCGCTGATTACCGTAGCATTTGCAGGTTCTATAGTCGGGGTGAGGGCTTTAAAAGAATATCAGATGATGCGTTTAATTATTTTCTTGGATCCTGAGGTAGACCCCTTAAAACACGGCTGGAATATAATTCAGTCAATTACAGCTATCGGTTCAGGCGGATTCATGGGCCGCGGCTATCTTATGGGAACTCAAAGTCATTACCGATACCTACCTGAACAAAGTACGGATTTTATTTTCAGTATTTTATCGGAAGAATGGGGCTTTTTAGGCGGCATTTTTATTTTTTTCCTTTACAGCATAGTTTTTTTTAGATTTTTTCTTTCGATTAAGCGATGTGATGATCTTTTTGGCAAGCTCATTGTTTCCGGTATTTTGGCAATGTCCTTTTTCCATTTTTTTGTAAATGTAGGCATGGTCATGGGGATAATGCCTATTACAGGAATCCCTCTCTTGTTTTTGTCCTACGGCGGTTCTTCCCTTTGGACGGCTATGATTTCCGTCGGTGTTGTTATAGGAATAAACTTACGCCAGTTGTAA
- a CDS encoding phosphate/phosphite/phosphonate ABC transporter substrate-binding protein: protein MKHKIILFLAAVCLLFGCTKNETQKPVTMVFLPNESSDAMKDARQAFMEIISEAVGRPVEIKTTTDYNIALEAIISGNADMAYIGAEGYINAHKRNPAIVPVVTNSGPSGTLEDALYYSFIAVRTEDAAQYKDRAGYDLNRLKGKSISFVSTSSTSGFVIPATLLVKKFGLTGTDELIQGNSVFSKVLFAGSHQGSQVNLFRKDADAAAFAIPQTIGVYDLIEGEAYQTGAAYKVVEGAIEPFDKFPGSEITIIQSIPVLNAPIVMNTKTLSSEEQKKIQEALTSEKTANNPGIFKIKDSEKKGMYPKYTEKTKLVKTTDAWYDKIRNLTK, encoded by the coding sequence ATGAAACACAAAATTATATTATTTTTGGCAGCTGTCTGCCTCCTTTTCGGCTGCACCAAAAACGAAACACAAAAACCGGTTACCATGGTATTTTTACCGAATGAATCAAGCGATGCTATGAAGGATGCGCGGCAAGCTTTTATGGAAATAATAAGCGAAGCAGTAGGCCGTCCCGTCGAAATCAAAACGACAACTGATTATAACATAGCCCTAGAAGCAATTATATCCGGAAATGCAGACATGGCTTATATCGGAGCCGAGGGTTATATAAATGCCCATAAAAGAAATCCGGCAATTGTACCGGTAGTAACGAATTCGGGACCGAGCGGTACATTGGAAGATGCACTATACTACAGCTTTATAGCGGTAAGAACGGAAGATGCAGCTCAATATAAAGATAGAGCCGGCTATGACTTAAACCGCTTAAAAGGAAAAAGCATTTCATTTGTTTCTACAAGCTCTACATCGGGCTTTGTAATTCCTGCGACCCTGCTCGTAAAAAAATTCGGATTAACAGGTACCGATGAACTTATTCAAGGAAATTCCGTTTTTTCAAAGGTGCTATTTGCAGGTTCCCATCAAGGCTCTCAGGTTAATCTATTTAGAAAGGATGCAGATGCCGCAGCCTTTGCAATTCCTCAAACAATAGGCGTCTATGATTTAATTGAAGGAGAAGCCTATCAGACAGGAGCCGCTTACAAGGTTGTAGAAGGAGCTATAGAACCATTTGACAAATTTCCCGGAAGCGAAATTACCATAATCCAATCGATTCCTGTTTTAAACGCTCCAATAGTCATGAATACAAAGACCCTTTCCTCTGAAGAACAGAAAAAAATACAGGAAGCCCTTACCTCCGAAAAAACGGCAAATAATCCCGGTATTTTTAAGATAAAAGACTCCGAGAAAAAAGGAATGTATCCCAAGTACACGGAAAAAACAAAACTTGTTAAAACTACAGACGCTTGGTACGATAAAATCAGAAATTTAACAAAATAA
- a CDS encoding aldose epimerase family protein → MKITTTEFGTFSNGDKALLFTIFNGKMMLCCTNYGCCITGILLPSKNGGFDDVVLGYSSFIGYINNFPHFGSFIGRYAGRISNAEFTLGNQQYLLTPNDGGKHCLHGGYPYCDKMLYEAKTFKNRQEAGVVFSRTSPDGEQGFPGNLKIQVSYSLTPDNEIIIRYKAVSDKTTPVNFTNHSYFNLNPAGMQSNGSYVSVLNHEVQIFSEQYLEINQELIPTGKFLNVENTGYDFRKPKLLSEGVQEIGGGFDNSWVIKKEVSDHKTLAAIVKEPVTKRTLTVYSAQPALIMYTGGFLNNELGKNGDVYNKFAGLCLESQAFPDSLHQPHFPNTVIKPGEVYERETLWHFAF, encoded by the coding sequence ATGAAGATCACAACGACCGAATTCGGAACTTTTTCAAACGGAGATAAGGCCTTACTATTTACGATTTTCAACGGTAAGATGATGCTCTGTTGTACTAATTACGGATGCTGTATTACGGGAATTCTTTTACCGTCAAAAAACGGAGGTTTTGACGATGTGGTTTTAGGATATTCGAGCTTTATCGGCTATATAAATAATTTTCCGCATTTCGGCTCTTTTATAGGAAGATATGCAGGCAGAATTTCCAATGCGGAATTTACTTTAGGAAACCAGCAATATCTTTTAACGCCTAATGACGGCGGTAAGCACTGCCTTCATGGAGGTTATCCGTATTGCGATAAAATGCTGTATGAGGCAAAAACCTTTAAAAACAGGCAAGAAGCGGGTGTCGTTTTTTCTCGTACCTCTCCCGATGGGGAGCAGGGCTTTCCCGGAAATTTAAAAATTCAAGTGAGCTATTCTCTTACGCCGGATAATGAGATTATTATAAGATATAAGGCCGTGTCCGATAAAACGACACCGGTTAATTTTACAAATCACAGCTATTTTAACTTAAATCCTGCCGGAATGCAGTCTAACGGCTCCTATGTTTCGGTTTTAAATCATGAGGTTCAAATATTTTCCGAGCAATACCTTGAAATCAACCAAGAGCTTATTCCGACGGGTAAATTTTTAAATGTAGAAAATACGGGCTATGACTTTAGAAAACCTAAGCTTTTGAGCGAGGGCGTACAAGAAATAGGCGGGGGTTTTGATAACAGCTGGGTTATAAAAAAAGAAGTCAGTGACCATAAAACCTTGGCTGCAATAGTAAAAGAGCCCGTTACCAAAAGAACCTTAACCGTTTACTCGGCACAACCTGCTCTTATAATGTATACGGGCGGTTTTCTTAACAACGAATTAGGCAAAAACGGAGACGTCTATAATAAATTTGCAGGCCTTTGCCTTGAAAGTCAAGCCTTCCCGGATTCGTTACATCAGCCTCATTTCCCCAATACCGTAATTAAACCGGGTGAAGTTTATGAACGCGAGACTCTTTGGCATTTTGCATTTTAA
- a CDS encoding NCS2 family permease — MERFFKLKEHNTTVRTEVIAGITTFLAMAYILAVNPGILSEAGMDRGAVFTATALSAAIATLAMGLLANLPVALASGMGLNAFFTYSVVIGLGYSPSTALTAVFLEGVLFILLSLVNIREAIVKSIPLNLKKAVAAGIGIFITFIAFQNSGIIVDNPATLVGLGEFTWGSPAVLAMIGLIITCALFILRVPGAILIGILITTIIGIPLKITVPFGGWEGWSPISLPSAPAVLNFDFSNIISFKFFIVFFSFLFVDIFDTVGTLVGVATQANLVDKDGNIPKIKQAFLSDAIGTVVGAALGTSTVTSYVESTAGVAAGGRTGLTSVVTAGMFIIALLFSPIFLLIPAAATAPALIIVGFLMMTQAGEINYKDPTEGIPAFLTMIMMPFTYSVAEGIVYGVLAYVILKCIKGKFKEIPVVTWILFVIFMLRFFVKF; from the coding sequence ATGGAAAGATTTTTTAAACTTAAAGAGCACAATACTACCGTGCGCACCGAAGTTATTGCGGGTATTACTACCTTTTTGGCAATGGCTTATATTTTGGCCGTAAATCCCGGCATTTTAAGTGAAGCCGGAATGGATAGAGGTGCCGTTTTTACTGCAACCGCTCTGTCAGCCGCTATTGCAACCCTCGCTATGGGGCTTTTGGCTAACCTGCCTGTTGCTCTTGCTTCAGGAATGGGATTAAATGCTTTTTTTACGTATAGCGTTGTTATCGGCTTAGGTTATTCCCCCTCTACGGCATTAACAGCAGTATTTTTAGAGGGTGTTCTTTTTATTTTGCTTTCACTTGTAAACATCCGTGAAGCTATCGTAAAATCCATACCTCTTAATCTTAAAAAAGCTGTAGCCGCAGGTATAGGTATCTTTATTACCTTTATTGCTTTTCAAAATTCGGGCATAATTGTCGATAATCCTGCAACCCTCGTAGGGCTTGGCGAATTCACTTGGGGCTCGCCTGCCGTTTTAGCCATGATAGGTTTAATTATAACCTGTGCTCTTTTTATTTTAAGAGTACCGGGAGCAATCTTAATAGGTATTTTAATTACAACCATCATAGGTATTCCCTTAAAGATTACGGTTCCCTTCGGAGGCTGGGAAGGCTGGTCTCCTATAAGTCTCCCCTCGGCTCCTGCCGTACTCAATTTTGACTTTTCGAATATTATTTCTTTTAAGTTTTTTATTGTATTTTTTTCATTCCTCTTTGTCGATATTTTTGATACGGTAGGAACCCTTGTAGGTGTTGCAACTCAGGCAAACCTTGTAGATAAGGATGGAAATATTCCCAAAATTAAGCAGGCCTTTTTATCGGACGCTATCGGAACAGTGGTAGGTGCAGCTCTCGGAACATCAACGGTAACAAGTTATGTAGAAAGTACGGCCGGTGTTGCTGCCGGAGGAAGAACCGGATTAACATCTGTGGTTACAGCCGGTATGTTCATTATTGCCTTGCTGTTTTCTCCGATTTTCTTATTGATTCCTGCTGCGGCCACCGCCCCTGCCTTGATAATAGTAGGCTTTTTGATGATGACCCAAGCAGGCGAAATAAACTATAAAGATCCTACAGAGGGTATCCCCGCATTCTTGACAATGATTATGATGCCCTTTACCTACAGTGTTGCCGAAGGTATCGTATACGGAGTCTTGGCCTATGTTATCTTAAAATGTATTAAAGGAAAATTCAAGGAAATCCCTGTTGTTACATGGATACTTTTTGTTATCTTTATGTTAAGATTTTTTGTTAAATTTTAA
- a CDS encoding nitroreductase family protein: MNFNDFLSLMKKRQSCRSFDYSKPVSKEDLVSILEAGRLSPSACNSQPYEVFVAQGEKAKVIADAKMGSFNKFIDDCNTFLVIAEDNYSLPAKIGSLIKKVDFKAIDIGILTANLVNAASALNLETCILGVFDEKRIQKLIERKKRIRLVIALGYPKEGYSLREKTRKDFDDNMHFL; this comes from the coding sequence ATGAATTTTAATGATTTTTTATCGCTTATGAAAAAAAGGCAAAGCTGCAGAAGCTTTGATTATTCTAAACCGGTTTCAAAAGAGGACTTGGTTTCCATTTTGGAAGCAGGGAGGCTTTCGCCGTCGGCCTGTAATTCTCAGCCCTACGAGGTCTTTGTAGCTCAAGGCGAAAAGGCCAAGGTAATTGCAGATGCTAAGATGGGTTCTTTTAACAAGTTTATTGACGACTGTAATACTTTTTTGGTAATAGCCGAAGACAATTACAGCCTGCCTGCAAAGATAGGTTCGCTGATAAAGAAGGTAGACTTTAAGGCCATCGACATAGGCATTTTAACGGCCAACCTTGTAAATGCAGCATCAGCCCTAAATTTGGAAACCTGCATCCTCGGTGTCTTTGACGAAAAACGAATCCAAAAGCTCATAGAGCGAAAAAAGAGAATCCGCCTTGTAATAGCCCTAGGCTATCCTAAAGAAGGATACTCTTTGAGGGAAAAGACAAGAAAAGATTTTGACGATAATATGCACTTTTTATAA